A region from the Aeromicrobium choanae genome encodes:
- a CDS encoding CCA tRNA nucleotidyltransferase — translation MRSSIRDAAPSPIDSTLVAELTAHEKTRLDELRATHPVLTQLGARFDDAGHEIALVGGPVRDALLGRPVTDLDFTTSASPDEIEQIVKGWADTTWDVGRAFGTIGVRKGTETLEITTYRADEYDPQSRKPVVAFGTNLNDDLARRDFTVNAMAVRLPGLEFVDVHGGLDDLADRTLRTPIGPDVSFGDDPLRMMRAARFVGQLGFIAAPDVTEAMVSMADRIGIVSAERVRDELNKLLLSDHPVLGLRVLVDTGLAERVLPELPALQLERDEHHRHKDVYEHSLTVLEQAIALEHRLDQRPDLTIRLAALLHDIGKPRTRRFTGDGTVTFHHHDVVGAKLARKRMRALRYPNEITDDVAMLVELHLRFHGYGSGDWTDSAVRRYVRDAGDQLERLHILTRADSTTRNQRKALRLQRTYDELEQRITQLAAQEELQSIRPDLDGNRIMEVLDIGPGREVGEAYRFLLDLRMDRGPLPEDQAIEALRAWWAAR, via the coding sequence ATGCGCTCCAGCATACGTGACGCAGCGCCGAGCCCGATAGACTCGACCCTTGTGGCCGAATTGACCGCGCACGAGAAGACGCGCCTCGACGAGTTGCGTGCGACCCATCCCGTGCTGACCCAGCTGGGCGCACGTTTCGACGACGCCGGCCACGAGATCGCCCTCGTCGGCGGACCCGTCCGCGACGCGCTGCTGGGCCGCCCCGTCACCGACCTGGACTTCACCACCTCCGCGTCGCCCGACGAGATCGAGCAGATCGTCAAGGGCTGGGCCGACACCACGTGGGACGTGGGCCGCGCCTTCGGCACCATCGGCGTCCGCAAGGGCACCGAGACGCTCGAGATCACCACGTACCGCGCCGACGAGTACGACCCCCAGTCGCGCAAGCCGGTCGTGGCGTTCGGCACGAACCTGAACGACGACCTCGCGCGGCGCGACTTCACCGTGAACGCGATGGCGGTCCGGCTGCCCGGCCTGGAGTTCGTCGACGTCCACGGCGGACTCGACGACCTCGCCGACCGCACCCTGCGCACGCCGATCGGCCCCGACGTCTCCTTCGGCGACGACCCGCTGCGGATGATGCGCGCGGCCCGATTCGTCGGCCAGCTCGGCTTCATCGCCGCGCCCGACGTCACCGAGGCGATGGTGTCGATGGCCGACCGCATCGGGATCGTCTCGGCCGAGCGCGTGCGCGACGAGCTGAACAAGCTGCTGCTGTCGGACCACCCCGTCCTGGGCCTGCGCGTCCTCGTGGACACCGGGCTGGCCGAGCGGGTGCTGCCCGAGCTGCCGGCGCTGCAGCTGGAGCGCGACGAGCACCACCGCCACAAGGACGTCTACGAGCACTCGCTGACCGTGCTGGAGCAGGCGATCGCGCTCGAGCACCGGCTCGACCAGCGTCCCGACCTCACGATCCGCCTCGCGGCGCTGCTGCACGACATCGGCAAGCCGCGCACCAGGCGGTTCACCGGCGACGGCACCGTCACGTTCCACCACCACGACGTCGTGGGGGCGAAGCTGGCCCGCAAGCGCATGCGCGCGCTGCGCTATCCCAACGAGATCACCGACGACGTCGCCATGCTGGTGGAGCTGCACCTGAGGTTCCACGGCTACGGCAGCGGGGACTGGACCGACTCCGCCGTCCGGCGCTACGTCCGCGACGCAGGCGACCAGCTCGAGCGCCTGCACATCCTCACCCGTGCCGACAGCACCACGCGCAACCAGCGCAAGGCGCTGCGCCTGCAGCGCACCTACGACGAGCTGGAGCAGCGCATCACCCAGCTGGCCGCGCAGGAGGAGCTGCAGTCCATCCGCCCCGACCTCGACGGCAACCGCATCATGGAGGTCCTGGACATCGGTCCCGGCCGCGAGGTCGGCGAGGCGTACCGCTTCCTGCTGGACCTGCGTATGGACCGGGGTCCGCTGCCCGAGGACCAGGCGATCGAGGCGCTGCGCGCGTGGTGGGCCGCGCGCTGA
- a CDS encoding ABC-F family ATP-binding cassette domain-containing protein produces MSSFLSLSHASFVLPEGRTILDDLTFGLGPGRHGLVGDNGSGKSTLLRLLAGELEPTSGAVDVSGRRAYLPQTRASAGSTVADVLGVAPALAALARIEEGSVDPADYDLVGDDWDLPDRVERWLEQVGLGGLGPDRPVSAISGGESTMLRLAGLMVGEPEVLLLDEPTNDLDAAARGRLARIVDEFTGVLVVVSHDRSLLERVDHIGEVRAGAVRWFGGAFSDYAAAVEAEQEAALRAVSAAKADVRRQRQDLMDQQTKQARRDRRGRANADSLPRIIAGTYQRRAEVTSGRLRGMHEDRLDGSRAALATAEERVRDDRRIRVDLPDTEVPARREVLRAEGLVPAFGTSQPFDLDLRGPERIALVGRNGAGKSSLLRALLGLQEPRSGRSVVHVPWRYLPQGVDLLDPERTVLENVRDAAPEADPGTVRAQLARFLFRGNAVDQVTSTLSGGERWRATLASLLLATPAPQLLVLDEPTNNLDLASIAHLTEVLDSYRGALLVVSHDASFLADLSLDRTIEMARSFPG; encoded by the coding sequence ATGTCATCCTTCCTCTCTCTTTCCCATGCCTCGTTCGTGCTGCCCGAGGGACGCACGATCCTCGACGACCTCACCTTCGGCCTCGGTCCCGGTCGGCACGGACTCGTCGGCGACAACGGGAGCGGCAAGTCCACGCTGCTGCGGCTCCTGGCCGGCGAGCTCGAGCCCACGTCGGGTGCCGTCGACGTGAGTGGCCGCCGTGCGTACCTCCCCCAGACCCGTGCCTCCGCCGGCTCCACGGTGGCCGACGTCCTGGGCGTGGCACCCGCGCTGGCCGCGCTCGCGCGGATCGAGGAGGGCTCGGTCGACCCTGCCGACTACGACCTCGTCGGCGACGACTGGGACCTGCCCGATCGCGTCGAGCGCTGGCTCGAGCAGGTCGGTCTCGGTGGTCTCGGGCCGGACCGTCCCGTTTCGGCGATCTCCGGCGGTGAGTCGACGATGCTGCGGCTCGCGGGCCTCATGGTCGGCGAGCCGGAGGTCCTGCTGCTCGACGAGCCGACGAACGACCTCGACGCCGCCGCTCGCGGGCGGCTCGCGCGGATCGTGGACGAGTTCACCGGAGTTCTCGTCGTGGTGAGCCACGACCGAAGCCTGCTCGAGCGTGTCGACCACATCGGCGAGGTCCGAGCGGGCGCGGTGCGATGGTTCGGCGGGGCGTTCAGCGACTACGCGGCCGCGGTCGAGGCGGAGCAGGAGGCGGCGCTCAGGGCCGTCTCGGCGGCGAAGGCCGACGTGCGGCGGCAGCGTCAGGACCTCATGGACCAGCAGACCAAGCAGGCGCGCCGCGATCGCAGGGGCCGAGCGAACGCCGACAGCCTGCCCAGGATCATCGCGGGGACGTACCAGCGCAGGGCCGAGGTCACCTCGGGCCGGCTCCGCGGGATGCACGAGGACCGGCTCGACGGGTCGCGGGCCGCGCTGGCCACGGCCGAGGAGCGCGTTCGCGACGACCGCCGGATTCGGGTGGACCTGCCTGACACGGAGGTGCCCGCCCGGCGGGAGGTGTTGCGTGCCGAGGGCCTGGTCCCCGCGTTCGGGACGTCGCAGCCCTTCGACCTCGACCTGCGTGGGCCCGAGAGGATCGCGCTCGTGGGGCGCAACGGCGCGGGCAAGTCCTCGCTGCTGCGCGCCCTGCTCGGGCTGCAGGAGCCGAGGTCCGGCCGTTCGGTGGTGCACGTGCCGTGGAGGTACCTGCCGCAGGGCGTCGACCTGCTCGACCCCGAGCGGACGGTGCTCGAGAACGTGCGGGACGCGGCGCCCGAGGCCGACCCGGGAACCGTGCGGGCCCAGCTCGCGCGCTTCCTGTTCCGCGGGAACGCCGTGGACCAGGTGACGTCCACGCTGTCGGGCGGCGAGCGGTGGCGCGCCACCCTGGCCAGCCTGCTGCTGGCGACCCCGGCGCCGCAGCTGCTCGTCCTGGACGAGCCCACCAACAACCTCGACCTGGCCAGCATCGCGCACCTGACCGAGGTGCTCGACTCCTACCGCGGCGCCCTGCTGGTGGTCAGCCACGACGCGTCGTTCCTCGCCGACCTGTCCCTCGACCGCACGATCGAGATGGCCCGAAGTTTCCCCGGTTAA
- a CDS encoding ABC transporter substrate-binding protein — MKQHRQWARVVAGAAVAALVLAGCRGGGDEDSASGPGITEEACPEAVNEDNGCIYLGAISDLTKGPFAPLAVPITEAQKAFWNKVNQDGGVGGYDVNIDKYVADAEYNPEIHNKKYQEMRNDILALGQTLGSSQTLAILEDMKSDNVVGVPASWNSAWDFEDQILQSGANYCFEAMNGVDWAVENRGVKGKVLAIHYPNDYGGDAAAGVEAAAEANNLDFKAIETATGQDNQAGAVAAVLKEKPDLIYVTTGPAEMATILGGAAAQGWKGTVVGSSPTWNPALLQTEAAPALEAMYFQAAPWGPWGTESDGHAAMRDALADVDSPSDGYTSGWVWEYPLLAALKAAADMDGGITRENVVKASTELDSVDYEGMLPDEAFNQTGEPNDVAWRQSVIGGVDKEAPTGVSIVQEMSAGPTAEGYDYTEPCFALQG, encoded by the coding sequence ATGAAGCAACACCGACAGTGGGCCCGCGTGGTCGCCGGTGCGGCGGTGGCGGCCCTCGTGCTGGCAGGCTGCCGTGGCGGAGGCGACGAGGACAGCGCCTCAGGTCCCGGAATCACCGAGGAGGCATGTCCGGAGGCCGTGAACGAGGACAACGGGTGCATCTACCTGGGTGCGATCTCCGACCTCACGAAGGGCCCGTTCGCTCCGTTGGCCGTGCCGATCACCGAGGCCCAGAAGGCCTTCTGGAACAAGGTCAACCAGGACGGCGGCGTGGGCGGCTACGACGTCAACATCGACAAGTACGTCGCTGACGCCGAGTACAACCCCGAGATCCACAACAAGAAGTACCAGGAGATGCGCAACGACATCCTGGCGCTGGGTCAGACGCTGGGCTCCTCGCAGACCCTGGCGATCCTGGAGGACATGAAGTCCGACAACGTCGTCGGCGTGCCGGCCTCGTGGAACTCCGCGTGGGACTTCGAGGACCAGATCCTCCAGTCGGGCGCGAACTACTGCTTCGAGGCCATGAACGGCGTCGACTGGGCCGTGGAGAACCGTGGCGTCAAGGGCAAGGTGCTCGCGATCCACTACCCGAACGACTACGGCGGAGACGCCGCGGCGGGCGTCGAGGCGGCGGCCGAGGCCAACAACCTCGACTTCAAGGCCATCGAGACCGCGACCGGCCAGGACAACCAGGCCGGTGCCGTCGCGGCGGTGCTGAAGGAGAAGCCCGACCTGATCTACGTCACCACCGGACCGGCCGAGATGGCCACGATCCTCGGTGGCGCGGCAGCGCAGGGGTGGAAGGGCACCGTCGTGGGGTCCAGCCCCACGTGGAACCCGGCCCTGCTGCAGACCGAGGCGGCTCCGGCGCTCGAGGCGATGTACTTCCAGGCAGCTCCGTGGGGCCCGTGGGGCACCGAGTCGGACGGTCACGCTGCCATGCGTGACGCACTGGCCGACGTGGACTCGCCGAGCGACGGCTACACCTCCGGTTGGGTGTGGGAGTACCCGCTGCTCGCCGCGCTCAAGGCTGCTGCCGACATGGACGGTGGCATCACCCGCGAGAACGTGGTGAAGGCCTCGACCGAGCTGGACAGCGTCGACTACGAGGGCATGCTGCCCGACGAGGCGTTCAACCAGACCGGTGAGCCGAACGACGTGGCCTGGCGCCAGAGCGTCATCGGTGGGGTCGACAAGGAGGCGCCGACCGGCGTCTCGATCGTCCAGGAGATGTCGGCCGGCCCGACGGCCGAGGGCTACGACTACACCGAGCCCTGCTTCGCCCTCCAGGGCTGA
- a CDS encoding branched-chain amino acid ABC transporter permease: MSTVLRSAPSKQARKSTGLRGRPLLRTSYDQDLTLANTPAKRRGVIGIVIASFLVPFLLTDDLLQVLTLGMISAVGAIGLNLVTGYAGQVSLGHAFFIGVGAYTGAVLGGDPDGAVLGYGLPMWIWLPAGGIVAALAGLLVGPLAVRLRGLYLAIVTLGLVFLGDHIFREARNITGGPGVGRRGAELELFGIDFSSMEPIAGVSRGQAQFFLALVFLIIFAILGRNIARSGVGRAFGAVRDRDVAAAVIGVDLTKYKMMAFAMSSFFAGVTGALYYAVIGVFEPGAFSLLLSIQYLAMVLIGGVATISGSIMGALFIALLPRISQFIAHYVPGELLTVFQLEAILYGLLIMGFLIFEPRGLFGIWTRIRNYWKGWPFSY, encoded by the coding sequence ATGAGCACCGTGCTGCGCTCAGCGCCCTCGAAGCAGGCCCGGAAGTCCACCGGCCTGCGTGGCCGCCCGCTGCTGCGGACGAGCTACGACCAGGACCTCACCCTGGCCAACACCCCGGCCAAGCGCCGCGGTGTCATCGGGATCGTCATCGCGTCATTCCTGGTGCCGTTCCTGCTCACCGACGACCTCCTGCAGGTGCTCACGCTCGGCATGATCTCCGCCGTCGGCGCGATCGGCCTGAACCTGGTCACCGGCTACGCCGGCCAGGTCTCGCTGGGCCACGCCTTCTTCATCGGCGTCGGCGCCTACACCGGAGCGGTGCTGGGCGGGGACCCCGACGGTGCCGTGCTCGGCTACGGCCTGCCGATGTGGATCTGGCTGCCGGCCGGCGGCATCGTCGCCGCGCTCGCCGGACTGCTGGTCGGGCCGCTCGCGGTGCGACTCCGAGGCCTCTACCTCGCGATCGTCACGCTCGGCCTGGTGTTCCTGGGTGACCACATCTTCCGTGAGGCCCGGAACATCACCGGCGGGCCCGGCGTCGGCCGCCGCGGTGCCGAGCTGGAGCTGTTCGGCATCGACTTCTCCTCGATGGAGCCCATCGCCGGAGTCTCCCGCGGGCAGGCCCAGTTCTTCCTCGCGCTCGTGTTCCTCATCATCTTCGCGATCCTCGGCCGCAACATCGCCCGCTCGGGCGTGGGCCGTGCGTTCGGTGCCGTGCGCGACCGCGACGTGGCCGCTGCCGTGATCGGCGTCGACCTGACGAAGTACAAGATGATGGCGTTCGCGATGTCGTCGTTCTTCGCCGGCGTCACCGGAGCGCTCTACTACGCCGTGATCGGCGTCTTCGAGCCCGGCGCGTTCAGCCTGCTGCTGTCGATCCAGTACCTCGCCATGGTGCTGATCGGCGGCGTCGCCACCATCAGCGGATCGATCATGGGCGCGCTGTTCATCGCCCTGCTGCCGCGGATCAGCCAGTTCATCGCGCACTACGTGCCGGGTGAGCTGCTGACCGTGTTCCAGCTCGAGGCGATCCTCTACGGCCTGTTGATCATGGGCTTCCTGATCTTCGAGCCGCGCGGACTCTTCGGGATATGGACCCGGATCCGCAACTACTGGAAGGGCTGGCCCTTCTCCTACTAG
- a CDS encoding branched-chain amino acid ABC transporter permease translates to MTTFFQSLLSGLAQGSIYALLALGYVMIYKATHVISFAQPALMVCGGLFAYHATSEWGLGFWPALIVAIILGALLGMLVERLALRPMVGKPVFTLAIITIGVDIVLRIFANRYMGPDPRSVPYPGGSERYEFWGLSISHQRVGLMAVTAVTVIALALFFRYAKTGLAMRATALSQETALAQGIRVGAIFALAWAIAGGLAAIAGTFVAATGAGLEQNTWIIALKALPAIIIGGLDSIPGAVIGGLAVGVVESLTAVYQPDVAPWLGNNFALVAPYALMFVVLLVKPYGLFGTKEVERV, encoded by the coding sequence ATGACGACGTTCTTCCAGTCCTTGCTGAGCGGTCTTGCGCAGGGTTCGATCTATGCCCTGCTGGCCCTGGGCTACGTGATGATCTACAAGGCCACGCACGTGATCAGCTTCGCCCAGCCGGCGCTGATGGTCTGTGGCGGACTCTTCGCCTACCACGCCACGAGCGAGTGGGGCCTGGGCTTCTGGCCCGCCCTGATCGTGGCGATCATCCTCGGCGCCCTGCTGGGCATGCTGGTCGAGCGTCTCGCGCTGCGGCCCATGGTCGGCAAGCCGGTGTTCACGCTGGCGATCATCACGATCGGTGTCGACATCGTGCTGCGCATCTTCGCGAACCGGTACATGGGTCCCGACCCGCGCTCGGTGCCCTACCCCGGCGGCAGTGAGCGCTACGAGTTCTGGGGGCTGTCGATCTCCCACCAGCGCGTCGGCCTGATGGCGGTCACCGCGGTCACGGTCATCGCCCTGGCCCTGTTCTTCCGCTACGCCAAGACCGGCCTGGCGATGCGTGCCACGGCCCTCAGCCAGGAGACCGCGCTCGCGCAGGGCATCCGCGTCGGTGCGATCTTCGCGCTGGCCTGGGCCATCGCGGGAGGACTGGCGGCCATCGCCGGCACCTTCGTCGCCGCGACGGGAGCCGGACTCGAGCAGAACACCTGGATCATCGCGCTGAAGGCACTGCCGGCCATCATCATCGGCGGCCTCGACAGCATCCCGGGCGCCGTCATCGGCGGCCTCGCCGTGGGCGTGGTCGAGTCGCTCACCGCGGTGTACCAGCCCGACGTCGCACCGTGGCTGGGCAACAACTTCGCGCTAGTCGCGCCCTACGCCTTGATGTTCGTGGTGTTGCTGGTCAAACCCTATGGACTCTTCGGCACGAAGGAGGTGGAGCGGGTATGA
- a CDS encoding AMP-dependent synthetase/ligase, translating into MNTIATNTLARRIRTRAEETPDRIAMREKNYGLWEEVTWADYWDRSALVGHALLALGVEVGDRVAVHSENRCEWLWSDVGITAVRAGTVGLYPTNPAPEVLHVLRDSGACVLIAEDQEQIDKYLEIANELPDLRTVVYIDPRGIQGRYDDPRLMSWDDFLALGEQHRTDHPAAVTERLEAAQTDDLATLVYTSGTTGPPKGAMLSISNIEFVIETLQSGGAFVDPPASDRDLVVSYLPLCHVAERVFTTWFNAAVGSQVNFAESIETVQQALREVQPTLLFGVPRIWEKIAAGVHIRMSGASWLKRKNFDFWMKRAAWIGRTLVENQGNHTAATKAVYAIGWVCLYRPLRERLGLAKVRYAASGAAPIAPEVLEFFMGIGIPMHEVYGMTENSAIATANMAGRVKVGTVGEPQVGAEIRIDDETGEILTRHAGTFAGYWNNPEATAKTVDADGWLHTGDVGEWVDGTHIKITDRIKDIIITAGGKNISPSEIENSLKSSPYIKEAIVIGDRRKYLTALIGIELDTVGNWAQERKLGFTTYRDLSEKSEVIELVQSIVDETNRKFASVETIKRFAMLPKELDHEEGELTATQKIKRSAINERFAEAIEGLYSDSDRAAAHEVKA; encoded by the coding sequence ATGAACACCATCGCCACGAACACCCTCGCGCGCCGCATCCGCACCCGCGCCGAGGAGACGCCCGACCGCATCGCGATGCGGGAGAAGAACTACGGCCTCTGGGAAGAGGTCACCTGGGCCGACTACTGGGATCGCTCCGCGCTCGTGGGCCACGCCCTGCTCGCGCTCGGCGTCGAGGTCGGCGACCGCGTCGCCGTGCACAGCGAGAACCGGTGCGAGTGGCTGTGGTCCGACGTCGGCATCACCGCCGTGCGCGCCGGCACCGTGGGCCTCTACCCGACCAACCCCGCGCCCGAGGTGCTGCACGTCCTGCGCGACTCCGGTGCCTGCGTCCTCATCGCGGAGGACCAGGAGCAGATCGACAAGTACCTCGAGATCGCGAACGAGCTGCCCGACCTGCGCACCGTGGTCTACATCGACCCGCGCGGCATCCAGGGTCGCTACGACGACCCGCGCCTCATGTCGTGGGACGACTTCCTCGCTCTCGGCGAGCAGCACCGCACCGACCACCCCGCTGCCGTCACCGAGCGACTCGAGGCCGCCCAGACCGACGACCTCGCGACGCTCGTCTACACGTCCGGCACCACCGGGCCGCCGAAGGGCGCGATGCTGTCGATCTCGAACATCGAGTTCGTCATCGAGACGCTCCAGAGCGGCGGCGCGTTCGTCGACCCGCCGGCCAGCGACCGCGACCTCGTCGTCTCCTACCTGCCGCTGTGCCACGTGGCCGAGCGCGTGTTCACCACGTGGTTCAACGCCGCCGTCGGCTCGCAGGTGAACTTCGCCGAGTCGATCGAGACCGTCCAGCAGGCCCTGCGCGAGGTGCAGCCCACGCTGCTGTTCGGCGTGCCCCGCATCTGGGAGAAGATCGCCGCCGGCGTGCACATCCGGATGAGCGGTGCCTCCTGGCTCAAGCGCAAGAACTTCGACTTCTGGATGAAGCGGGCGGCCTGGATCGGTCGCACGCTCGTGGAGAACCAGGGCAACCACACCGCGGCCACCAAGGCGGTCTACGCGATCGGCTGGGTGTGCCTCTACCGCCCCCTGCGCGAGCGCCTCGGCCTGGCCAAGGTCCGCTACGCCGCCTCGGGCGCCGCCCCGATCGCCCCGGAGGTGCTGGAGTTCTTCATGGGCATCGGCATCCCGATGCACGAGGTCTACGGCATGACCGAGAACTCCGCGATCGCCACGGCGAACATGGCGGGCCGCGTGAAGGTCGGCACCGTGGGCGAGCCCCAGGTGGGCGCCGAGATCCGCATCGACGACGAGACCGGCGAGATCCTCACCCGTCACGCCGGCACGTTCGCGGGCTACTGGAACAACCCCGAGGCGACCGCGAAGACGGTCGACGCCGACGGCTGGCTGCACACCGGCGACGTCGGCGAGTGGGTCGACGGCACGCACATCAAGATCACCGATCGGATCAAGGACATCATCATCACGGCAGGCGGCAAGAACATCAGCCCCAGCGAGATCGAGAACAGCCTCAAGTCGTCCCCGTACATCAAGGAGGCGATCGTCATCGGCGACCGTCGCAAGTACCTGACGGCGCTGATCGGGATCGAGCTCGACACGGTGGGCAACTGGGCCCAGGAGCGCAAGCTCGGCTTCACCACCTACCGCGATCTCTCCGAGAAGTCCGAGGTGATCGAGCTCGTCCAGTCGATCGTCGACGAGACCAACCGCAAGTTCGCCAGCGTGGAGACGATCAAGCGCTTCGCGATGCTGCCGAAGGAGCTCGATCACGAGGAGGGCGAGCTGACCGCCACCCAGAAGATCAAGCGCTCGGCCATCAACGAGCGGTTCGCCGAGGCCATCGAGGGCCTCTACTCCGACTCCGACCGCGCTGCTGCCCACGAGGTGAAGGCATGA
- a CDS encoding ABC transporter ATP-binding protein, giving the protein MSVRGVELSFSGVKALQGVDFDVFDNELFAVIGPNGAGKTSIFNVLSGVYRPQQGTVDFAGTDIRGMRPHKIANLGMARTFQNIELFENLDVVDNLMLGRHAHVGYGWPSAVAWLGKAKHAEVRNRRRVEEIIDFLEIEGYRQLPVGMLPYGIQKRIELGRALAMEPKLLLLDEPVAGMNGEETEDMARFILDIRNELHIPMILVEHDMGLVMDLADRVMAMDFGKPVATGTPHEVQSHPDVIRAYLGPVDDATLAEVQGELA; this is encoded by the coding sequence GTGAGTGTCCGAGGCGTCGAGTTGTCGTTCAGTGGGGTCAAGGCCCTGCAGGGTGTCGACTTCGACGTGTTCGACAACGAGCTCTTCGCGGTGATCGGCCCGAACGGCGCCGGCAAGACCTCGATCTTCAACGTCCTGTCCGGCGTCTACCGCCCGCAGCAGGGCACGGTCGACTTCGCCGGCACCGACATCCGCGGGATGCGCCCGCACAAGATCGCGAACCTCGGCATGGCTCGCACGTTCCAGAACATCGAGCTGTTCGAGAACCTCGACGTCGTCGACAACCTCATGCTCGGCCGCCATGCGCACGTCGGCTACGGCTGGCCGTCCGCGGTCGCCTGGCTCGGCAAGGCCAAGCACGCCGAGGTCCGCAACCGGCGCCGCGTCGAGGAGATCATCGACTTCCTCGAGATCGAGGGCTACCGCCAGCTGCCCGTCGGGATGCTGCCCTACGGCATCCAGAAGCGCATCGAGCTCGGTCGCGCCCTCGCGATGGAGCCGAAGCTGCTGCTGCTCGACGAGCCGGTCGCCGGCATGAACGGCGAGGAGACCGAGGACATGGCCCGGTTCATCCTCGACATCCGCAACGAGCTGCACATCCCGATGATCCTCGTCGAGCACGACATGGGACTCGTGATGGACCTGGCCGACCGGGTCATGGCGATGGACTTCGGCAAGCCGGTGGCCACGGGCACGCCGCACGAGGTCCAGTCGCATCCCGACGTCATCCGCGCCTACCTCGGCCCGGTGGACGACGCCACGCTGGCCGAGGTGCAGGGGGAGCTCGCATGA